In Arachis hypogaea cultivar Tifrunner chromosome 17, arahy.Tifrunner.gnm2.J5K5, whole genome shotgun sequence, a single window of DNA contains:
- the LOC114925722 gene encoding delta-aminolevulinic acid dehydratase 1, chloroplastic-like isoform X2, whose translation MQQGLPRPLHLFAVRASDSHNGNHAGLLHKLGLSDAECEAAVVASNVPEAPPIPPKPASLVGTPVVPSLPLNRRPRHNRRMPALREAFQETTISPANFVYPIFIHEGEEDTPTGAMPGCYRLGWRHGLVQESSTGNEAFFPYSLPQGMKHTMIMV comes from the exons ATGCAACAGGGCCTTCCTCGCCCTCTCCACCTCTTTGCCGTTAGAGCAAGTGATTCCCACAACGGTAACCATGCAGGTCTACTCCACAAGCTTGGCCTCTCCGACGCAGAATGCGAAGCCGCTGTTGTTGCCAGTAACGTCCCGGAGGCACCTCCGATTCCCCCTAAACCAGCTTCTCTGGTTGGAACTCCCGTCGTCCCTTCACTT CCACTTAACAGGCGTCCTCGACACAACCGGAGGATGCCGGCGCTGAGGGAAGCTTTTCAGGAGACAACAATATCGCCTGCGAATTTCGTGTATCCAATTTTCATTCATGAAG GTGAGGAGGACACTCCAACTGGGGCTATGCCGGGATGCTACAGGCTTGGATGGAGGCATGGACTTGTGCAAGAG TCTTCCACAGGGAATGAAGCATTTTTTCCTTATAGTCTTCCACAGGGAATGAAGCATACAATGATAATGGTTTAG
- the LOC114925722 gene encoding delta-aminolevulinic acid dehydratase 1, chloroplastic-like isoform X1: protein MQQGLPRPLHLFAVRASDSHNGNHAGLLHKLGLSDAECEAAVVASNVPEAPPIPPKPASLVGTPVVPSLPLNRRPRHNRRMPALREAFQETTISPANFVYPIFIHEGEEDTPTGAMPGCYRLGWRHGLVQESSTGNEAFFPYSLPQGMKHFFLIVFHRE, encoded by the exons ATGCAACAGGGCCTTCCTCGCCCTCTCCACCTCTTTGCCGTTAGAGCAAGTGATTCCCACAACGGTAACCATGCAGGTCTACTCCACAAGCTTGGCCTCTCCGACGCAGAATGCGAAGCCGCTGTTGTTGCCAGTAACGTCCCGGAGGCACCTCCGATTCCCCCTAAACCAGCTTCTCTGGTTGGAACTCCCGTCGTCCCTTCACTT CCACTTAACAGGCGTCCTCGACACAACCGGAGGATGCCGGCGCTGAGGGAAGCTTTTCAGGAGACAACAATATCGCCTGCGAATTTCGTGTATCCAATTTTCATTCATGAAG GTGAGGAGGACACTCCAACTGGGGCTATGCCGGGATGCTACAGGCTTGGATGGAGGCATGGACTTGTGCAAGAG TCTTCCACAGGGAATGAAGCATTTTTTCCTTATAGTCTTCCACAGGGAATGAAGCATTTTTTCCTTATAGTCTTCCACAGGGAATGA